One segment of Niveibacterium microcysteis DNA contains the following:
- a CDS encoding sensor histidine kinase, with amino-acid sequence MPHAWQPAESRWESLRYYSLYRLIVACGLIFIGRLFLLESSSGEWTWVVAGYLLAAVILLYFLRATRAPFEWVVNTHITIDIVALSALMYLGGGHKGGLPYMMMVVVAAGGLLGEGRLVFFYASLASVAVLAVQGLRSLTLDSEAVADITAVGFVCIGFFAVATVARLLATRALANEALAHQRGAALRRQERVNEQIIADLHDGVLVLGADGVVMQANRKAAELLGDLPHIGLPIDVLSPELAAAVVSGDAEVRVGEAGSQVRVRTLRLGEQGDTIVYLEDLERIEREAQQIKLAALGRLTGGIAHEIRNPLAAISHASELLGEEKRAEMQQRLTRIIHDNTRRIDRMVRDVLELGRRDRATPETIPLLAFARTFLDEQVSYEGLDPALVELEGDAALRVRFDRIHLQQILWNLLGNARRFASGAPGSVRIQVLAGGEDQVMLEVVDDGPGVPPESRSRVFEPFFTSDPRGTGLGLYIARELAQANAAELELCESRGGAHFRLMAKGVA; translated from the coding sequence ATGCCACATGCCTGGCAGCCCGCTGAATCGCGCTGGGAATCGCTGCGCTACTACAGCCTCTACCGCCTGATCGTTGCGTGCGGCTTGATCTTCATTGGTCGCCTTTTCTTGCTGGAAAGCAGTAGCGGCGAGTGGACTTGGGTTGTTGCGGGTTACCTATTGGCGGCGGTGATCCTGCTCTACTTCCTGCGCGCAACGCGGGCACCCTTCGAGTGGGTGGTGAACACCCACATCACGATCGATATCGTGGCGCTCAGTGCGCTGATGTACCTAGGCGGAGGTCACAAGGGTGGCCTGCCCTACATGATGATGGTGGTGGTTGCTGCCGGCGGACTGCTCGGCGAAGGGCGCCTGGTCTTCTTCTATGCGTCCTTGGCCTCTGTGGCGGTGCTCGCGGTGCAAGGCCTGCGTTCGCTGACTCTCGACAGCGAGGCGGTTGCCGACATCACCGCGGTGGGTTTTGTCTGCATTGGCTTTTTTGCAGTTGCGACCGTGGCGCGCCTGCTGGCGACCCGCGCGCTGGCCAACGAAGCGCTTGCCCATCAGCGCGGTGCTGCGCTGCGTCGTCAGGAGCGCGTGAACGAGCAGATCATTGCCGATCTGCACGATGGTGTGCTCGTGCTCGGCGCCGATGGCGTGGTGATGCAGGCCAATCGCAAGGCGGCCGAGTTGTTGGGGGATTTGCCCCATATTGGCCTACCGATTGACGTACTGTCCCCCGAGCTTGCGGCTGCGGTGGTGAGTGGCGACGCGGAGGTTCGCGTTGGCGAGGCCGGCAGCCAGGTGCGCGTGCGCACCCTGCGATTGGGCGAGCAAGGCGATACGATTGTCTATCTTGAAGATCTTGAGCGCATCGAGCGCGAGGCACAGCAAATCAAGCTTGCGGCACTCGGGCGCCTGACCGGCGGGATCGCGCACGAGATCCGCAACCCCTTGGCGGCGATCAGCCACGCCAGCGAACTCCTTGGCGAAGAGAAGCGCGCCGAGATGCAGCAGCGCCTGACGCGCATCATCCACGACAACACGCGGCGCATCGATCGCATGGTGCGCGACGTGCTGGAACTTGGGCGCCGCGATCGCGCGACCCCGGAGACCATTCCACTGCTTGCCTTCGCCCGCACCTTCTTGGATGAACAGGTCAGCTACGAGGGGCTCGATCCGGCGCTTGTCGAATTGGAGGGCGATGCGGCGTTGCGCGTGCGCTTCGACCGTATTCACCTGCAGCAGATTCTTTGGAACCTGCTTGGCAACGCTCGCCGTTTTGCGAGCGGCGCGCCGGGCAGCGTGAGAATCCAGGTGCTCGCGGGCGGTGAAGACCAGGTCATGCTCGAAGTCGTGGACGATGGTCCCGGCGTGCCGCCGGAGTCGCGCTCACGGGTGTTTGAACCCTTCTTTACGTCCGATCCACGCGGTACCGGGCTTGGGCTCTATATTGCGCGAGAGTTGGCGCAGGCCAATGCGGCCGAACTTGAGCTCTGCGAATCTCGCGGTGGCGCGCATTTCCGATTGATGGCCAAGGGGGTTGCATGA
- a CDS encoding methionine aminotransferase, translating into MDTPVPIDSRLPDVGTTIFTVMSRLAQACGAINLSQGFPDFSPDPALAAAVSEAIAAGHNQYPPMAGLPALREAIAHKLEGEYGARYEPESEITVTAGATQALFTAIAALVQPGDEVIVFEPAYDAYGPAVRLQGAQLRGIPLRAPDWRPDWDAFKAALSPRTRLVIVNTPHNPTGSIWPREDMLQLAALLDGSRVCVLSDEVYEHMVFDGAEHQSVARHPALACRAIGVSSFGKTYHVTGWKVGYVFGPAALMAEFRKVHQFNVFTVNSPAQAAFATVAGRPETWRGLAAFYQTKRDRLRAQLATSRLRLLPCAGTYFQLVDYRAISDLPDVAFAEWLTREAGVAAIPVSVFSREPRDERIVRLCFAKQDATLDAAAARLAAL; encoded by the coding sequence TTGGATACTCCAGTTCCGATCGATAGCCGGTTGCCCGATGTGGGCACCACCATCTTTACCGTGATGTCGCGGCTCGCTCAGGCTTGCGGCGCGATCAACCTGTCGCAAGGCTTTCCGGACTTCTCGCCCGATCCCGCGCTCGCCGCCGCGGTGTCAGAGGCCATTGCTGCCGGCCATAACCAGTACCCGCCGATGGCCGGCTTGCCGGCGCTGCGCGAAGCGATCGCGCACAAGCTGGAGGGCGAATACGGCGCGCGGTATGAGCCCGAGTCCGAGATCACGGTGACGGCGGGCGCGACACAGGCCCTGTTCACAGCCATTGCCGCGCTGGTGCAGCCGGGCGACGAGGTCATCGTGTTCGAGCCGGCGTATGACGCGTACGGCCCGGCAGTGCGGTTGCAGGGCGCGCAATTGCGGGGGATCCCGCTGCGTGCACCGGACTGGCGTCCGGACTGGGATGCCTTCAAGGCAGCACTGAGCCCGCGCACGCGGCTGGTGATCGTGAATACACCGCACAACCCGACGGGCTCGATCTGGCCGCGGGAAGACATGCTGCAGCTCGCTGCGCTACTCGATGGGTCGCGCGTCTGTGTGCTGTCCGACGAGGTCTATGAGCACATGGTCTTCGACGGCGCCGAACACCAGAGTGTTGCCCGCCATCCAGCGCTCGCGTGCCGGGCGATCGGCGTGTCGAGCTTTGGCAAGACCTATCACGTCACCGGTTGGAAAGTCGGCTACGTCTTTGGCCCGGCAGCGCTGATGGCCGAATTCCGCAAGGTGCACCAGTTCAACGTCTTCACCGTGAACAGTCCGGCTCAAGCCGCCTTTGCGACGGTTGCGGGGCGGCCAGAGACCTGGCGGGGGCTGGCCGCGTTTTACCAGACGAAGCGCGATCGCCTGCGCGCACAGTTGGCCACAAGCAGGCTGCGCCTGCTGCCGTGCGCTGGCACCTACTTTCAGCTGGTCGACTACCGTGCGATCTCCGATCTGCCGGACGTTGCGTTCGCCGAATGGCTCACGCGCGAAGCCGGCGTAGCGGCCATTCCGGTTTCGGTGTTTTCGCGCGAGCCCCGCGACGAACGCATCGTGCGGCTTTGCTTCGCCAAGCAGGACGCGACACTGGATGCTGCGGCCGCGCGCCTTGCAGCCCTCTGA
- the mtnA gene encoding S-methyl-5-thioribose-1-phosphate isomerase produces MELAPLIPLDGAIAVIDQTRLPFARTTRTLANLEACALAIETMVVRGAPLIGATAAFGVAIAMRHDTSNDALEAALTRLGRTRPTAVNLHWALARMATKLRPLTPDLRSAAAWREALAVHAEDIAANRALGEYGRSLLARHAEGLDRPLRVMTHCNAGALATCGWGTALAPIYLAHQAGLSIEVWVSETRPRNQGLLTAWELSEGGVPHTLIADNAAGLLMRQGLVDVVITGADRIAANGDTANKVGTYLKALAAREHGVPFYIAAPTSTIDAASPDGDAIPIESRSDDEICVLHGIDGAGEAAQVRMFNGPCANPAFDVTPAALIAGILTERGRFDAARITEALA; encoded by the coding sequence ATGGAACTCGCTCCCCTGATACCGCTCGACGGCGCGATTGCCGTCATCGACCAGACCCGTCTGCCCTTCGCCCGAACCACCCGCACGCTTGCCAATCTGGAAGCCTGCGCGCTAGCCATCGAGACCATGGTGGTCCGCGGCGCGCCGCTGATTGGCGCCACGGCCGCGTTCGGCGTCGCCATCGCGATGCGGCACGACACCAGCAACGACGCGCTCGAAGCTGCGCTGACGCGCCTCGGCCGCACCCGCCCAACAGCCGTCAACTTGCACTGGGCGCTCGCCCGCATGGCAACCAAGCTTCGTCCGCTGACTCCGGACCTACGAAGCGCAGCAGCCTGGCGCGAAGCGCTCGCGGTTCACGCCGAAGACATCGCCGCCAACCGCGCGCTGGGCGAATATGGCCGCTCGCTGCTCGCCCGCCACGCCGAAGGGCTCGATCGCCCGCTGCGGGTCATGACCCACTGCAACGCCGGAGCGCTTGCCACCTGCGGCTGGGGCACGGCCCTCGCGCCAATCTATCTCGCGCATCAAGCAGGTCTGTCGATCGAAGTCTGGGTCAGCGAAACACGGCCCCGCAACCAGGGCCTGCTCACCGCGTGGGAGCTGTCTGAAGGCGGTGTGCCGCACACCCTGATCGCCGACAACGCGGCCGGGCTGCTGATGCGCCAAGGCCTGGTCGATGTCGTGATCACAGGCGCCGACCGCATTGCCGCCAATGGCGATACCGCCAACAAGGTCGGTACCTACCTGAAAGCGCTTGCCGCCCGCGAACACGGCGTGCCCTTCTACATCGCGGCGCCCACCAGCACGATCGACGCAGCCAGCCCGGATGGCGACGCGATCCCGATCGAATCCCGCAGCGACGACGAAATCTGCGTGCTGCATGGCATCGATGGCGCCGGCGAGGCGGCGCAGGTTCGCATGTTCAATGGCCCTTGCGCCAACCCGGCCTTCGACGTCACGCCTGCCGCGCTGATCGCCGGCATTCTCACCGAACGCGGCCGCTTCGATGCAGCCCGCATTACGGAGGCGCTTGCATGA
- a CDS encoding prolyl oligopeptidase family serine peptidase, with protein MSDMRGRLWPMVVYLHGSSPDGSPKTMEQLRGDGINYYIEHGGQDFPAIVVSPLEASYFHDEAFVDAVIRDAQAKYAVDRSRVSLAGFSLGGLGAYPVALAFPHRFSAVLAAGGGFTDDLFFGPQAITEYGNGLRHLQNTPFHVVHGDADMNVPVAVADNAVKALRNAEVTVTYDRMPGVDHLGSTNYAFNAESLGALIKQRGERLDDETNHIHHADRLVGRYEFASTSGSPQVLHLSVDTQGRLVVENETFATTTAYYPIGDDRYVSNSMFYRVVRNADGRMSCMYWIGTFWGAPIYTDAEHAATCGYGPQN; from the coding sequence ATGAGCGACATGCGCGGACGCCTGTGGCCAATGGTCGTTTACCTGCACGGTTCTTCGCCAGACGGCTCGCCGAAAACCATGGAGCAGCTCCGTGGTGACGGCATCAACTACTACATCGAACATGGCGGCCAGGACTTTCCGGCGATCGTCGTGTCGCCACTTGAGGCCTCTTATTTCCATGATGAAGCCTTCGTGGACGCCGTCATACGCGATGCGCAGGCAAAGTACGCGGTCGATCGATCGCGCGTAAGCCTTGCCGGCTTCAGCTTGGGCGGCCTCGGCGCCTACCCTGTGGCGCTGGCATTTCCTCACCGCTTCTCGGCCGTCCTCGCCGCCGGCGGAGGCTTCACGGACGACCTGTTCTTCGGCCCACAAGCAATAACTGAATACGGAAACGGGCTACGCCACCTGCAGAACACGCCGTTCCATGTCGTGCATGGTGACGCCGACATGAACGTGCCGGTCGCGGTCGCCGACAACGCCGTCAAGGCGCTGCGCAACGCAGAGGTAACGGTGACGTATGACCGAATGCCAGGCGTCGATCATCTCGGCAGCACGAACTACGCTTTCAACGCGGAGAGTCTCGGCGCGCTGATCAAGCAACGCGGTGAACGTCTCGACGACGAGACTAATCACATTCACCATGCAGACCGACTCGTAGGACGCTACGAGTTCGCAAGCACGTCGGGGAGCCCGCAAGTGCTGCACCTGAGCGTCGACACGCAAGGGCGACTGGTTGTCGAAAACGAGACCTTCGCAACCACGACGGCCTACTACCCGATCGGTGACGACCGGTATGTCAGCAATTCAATGTTCTACCGCGTGGTTCGAAATGCGGACGGGCGCATGAGCTGCATGTACTGGATCGGGACGTTCTGGGGCGCGCCGATCTACACCGACGCCGAACACGCGGCCACTTGCGGATACGGGCCGCAGAACTGA
- a CDS encoding putative bifunctional diguanylate cyclase/phosphodiesterase, translating into MTDLLAADDELVFAPEGDDDVEHGAAAVWRVLIVDDDQDVHASTELALKGTPILGRPLEFLHTYSAAETVQFLRREQDISVILLDVVMESENAGLNLVHIIREELGLQETRIVLRTGQPGYAPEIQAIRDYDINDYKTKSELTHTRLYTTLTVAIRSYDQIRAINANRRGLDMIVRASGELMELRGIQGFAAGVITQLAALLRLPPEGLICAQENGSGDDGVQVVAAGGKFSGLINQSIRDIPDRVVREHLNRALASGKNQYDQGSTTLLLNGSGRRIAVYLESTHAIEEIDRHLLEVFCTNIAAGFENTALFSRLQNIAYVDALTSLPNRVRFLQCIDERLQGNRKNESTVALVDIDEFAETNDALGHKFGDKLLLAVALRLRDRMPGAIVARIAGDTFGILGEVSVVTPAALSAVFADPFIVDEQEIVISATQGYLLLREADGSSADALKNTNLALKRAKSRHRGEHSFFTRDMNVEIEERVKLLHGLRSAFDNERLFLMYQPQVRIESGEPVGVEALIRWRGDDGRFIPPDRFIPLAEHSGLIVNIGNWVMRLACYEQVKIAAAGFPNVQMAVNVSLAQFRHQDFINQVRSALADTGAVAHQIELEITESMAMEDADFVAGKLNELAQLGVKVAIDDFGTGFSSLSYLQRLRVDRLKIDRSFVKDLCTNQRCRQVAEMVIQLSRKLGLGVIAEGVEEADQAKVLLGLGCPDAQGYLYARPMEPEALHDWLAERRARG; encoded by the coding sequence GTGACCGATCTTTTGGCGGCGGATGACGAGCTGGTCTTTGCGCCGGAAGGCGATGACGATGTCGAACATGGCGCGGCGGCGGTATGGCGCGTTCTGATCGTCGACGATGACCAGGATGTTCACGCATCGACGGAGCTCGCACTCAAGGGCACACCGATCCTCGGGCGCCCGCTGGAGTTCCTGCACACCTACAGCGCCGCCGAAACGGTGCAGTTCCTGCGGCGCGAGCAGGACATTTCGGTGATCCTGCTTGATGTGGTGATGGAAAGCGAGAACGCCGGCCTGAACCTCGTGCACATCATCCGCGAAGAACTGGGCCTGCAGGAAACGCGCATCGTGCTGCGCACCGGGCAGCCCGGCTATGCGCCGGAAATCCAGGCGATCCGCGATTACGACATCAACGACTACAAGACCAAGTCCGAACTCACCCACACGCGGCTCTACACCACGCTGACGGTTGCGATCCGGTCCTACGACCAGATCCGCGCGATCAACGCGAACCGCCGCGGGCTGGACATGATCGTGCGAGCCAGTGGCGAGCTGATGGAGCTGCGTGGCATCCAGGGCTTCGCCGCCGGTGTCATCACGCAACTTGCGGCCCTGCTGCGGCTACCGCCCGAGGGGCTGATCTGTGCGCAGGAAAACGGCAGCGGCGACGACGGTGTTCAGGTCGTTGCGGCCGGAGGCAAGTTCAGCGGGCTGATCAACCAATCGATCCGCGACATCCCGGATCGTGTGGTGCGGGAGCACCTCAACCGCGCCCTCGCATCGGGCAAGAACCAATACGACCAGGGCTCCACAACGCTGTTGCTCAACGGCTCGGGTCGCCGAATCGCCGTCTATCTGGAAAGCACGCACGCGATCGAGGAAATCGACCGCCACCTGCTTGAGGTGTTCTGCACCAACATTGCCGCCGGTTTCGAAAACACCGCCCTGTTCAGCCGCCTGCAGAACATCGCCTACGTCGACGCCCTTACCAGCCTGCCCAACCGGGTGCGCTTCCTTCAGTGCATTGACGAGCGCCTGCAGGGCAACCGCAAGAACGAATCGACCGTCGCGCTGGTCGACATCGACGAGTTTGCCGAGACCAACGACGCACTCGGGCACAAGTTCGGTGACAAGCTGCTGCTGGCCGTCGCCCTTCGTCTGCGCGACCGGATGCCCGGCGCCATCGTCGCGCGGATCGCCGGCGATACCTTCGGCATCCTCGGCGAAGTGTCGGTGGTCACGCCGGCAGCACTCTCCGCTGTCTTCGCCGACCCGTTTATCGTCGATGAGCAGGAGATCGTGATCTCCGCAACGCAAGGTTATTTGCTGCTGCGCGAGGCAGACGGCAGCAGCGCGGACGCCTTGAAGAACACCAACCTCGCTCTCAAGCGGGCAAAGAGCCGGCACCGTGGGGAACACAGCTTCTTCACGCGCGACATGAACGTCGAGATCGAGGAGCGGGTCAAGCTGCTCCACGGCCTGCGCAGTGCATTCGACAACGAACGCCTGTTCCTGATGTACCAGCCGCAGGTTCGTATCGAGAGCGGCGAGCCGGTCGGCGTCGAAGCGCTGATCCGCTGGCGGGGTGACGATGGCCGCTTCATCCCGCCCGATCGCTTCATTCCGCTCGCCGAACACTCGGGCCTGATCGTCAATATCGGCAACTGGGTCATGCGCCTGGCGTGCTACGAACAGGTCAAGATCGCCGCTGCCGGCTTCCCGAACGTGCAGATGGCGGTCAACGTATCGCTGGCGCAGTTCCGCCATCAGGACTTCATCAATCAGGTCAGATCGGCACTGGCCGATACCGGCGCGGTCGCCCACCAGATCGAGCTTGAGATCACCGAGTCGATGGCCATGGAGGACGCAGATTTTGTCGCCGGCAAGCTCAACGAGCTGGCACAGCTTGGCGTCAAGGTCGCCATCGACGATTTCGGTACGGGCTTCTCTTCGCTTTCCTACCTGCAACGACTGCGCGTCGATCGACTGAAGATCGACCGCTCCTTCGTGAAGGACTTGTGCACGAACCAGCGGTGCCGCCAGGTCGCGGAAATGGTGATCCAGCTCAGCCGGAAGCTCGGCCTGGGGGTGATCGCCGAGGGCGTTGAAGAGGCCGACCAGGCCAAGGTACTGCTGGGGCTGGGCTGCCCGGATGCACAAGGCTACCTGTACGCCCGCCCGATGGAGCCCGAGGCGCTGCACGACTGGCTCGCAGAGCGCCGCGCACGCGGCTGA
- a CDS encoding PP0621 family protein → MGKILLFLLGILAIWLLRRKFDGGASRPRRGNPAPQPPAEPERITACAQCGLHVPESEGVMEGGHFYCSDAHRQLGPRA, encoded by the coding sequence GTGGGCAAAATACTCCTCTTCCTGCTGGGCATCCTTGCTATCTGGTTGCTGCGCCGCAAATTCGATGGTGGCGCATCGCGTCCCCGCCGCGGCAATCCGGCCCCACAGCCACCGGCCGAACCCGAACGCATCACGGCTTGCGCACAGTGCGGCCTGCATGTGCCGGAAAGCGAGGGTGTGATGGAGGGCGGCCACTTCTACTGCAGCGACGCGCACCGCCAACTCGGCCCGCGCGCCTGA
- a CDS encoding class II aldolase/adducin family protein, protein MNSIEAQRDALLASARHIAALGLNPGAAGNLSVRHGDGMLITPSGLPWEELTRIDFVTVAADGSYTGPRAPSSEWQLHRDLYLSRPDFGAVIHTHSPFCTALACLHRTIPPFHYMVARFGGHDVRCAAYATYGTAALSEATLIAMADRNGCLLGNHGMVVAGRDLRHAQALAVELESLAEQYWRACQLGDPVLLPEDEIARVREKFKGYGVR, encoded by the coding sequence ATGAACAGCATCGAAGCCCAACGCGACGCCCTGCTCGCCAGCGCACGCCACATCGCAGCCCTTGGGCTCAACCCCGGCGCCGCAGGCAACCTCAGCGTGCGCCACGGCGATGGCATGCTGATCACGCCATCGGGCCTGCCATGGGAAGAACTGACGCGCATCGACTTCGTCACCGTCGCCGCTGACGGCAGCTACACCGGCCCGCGCGCGCCGTCGTCCGAATGGCAACTGCATCGCGACCTCTATCTGTCGCGCCCCGACTTCGGCGCAGTGATCCACACCCACTCGCCTTTCTGTACCGCACTGGCCTGCCTGCACCGCACGATTCCGCCCTTTCACTACATGGTCGCCCGTTTCGGCGGCCACGACGTGCGCTGCGCTGCATATGCCACCTACGGCACGGCTGCGCTGTCCGAGGCTACGCTGATTGCGATGGCTGATCGCAATGGCTGCCTGCTGGGCAACCACGGCATGGTGGTCGCCGGCCGCGACCTGCGCCACGCCCAGGCCTTGGCGGTCGAACTCGAAAGCCTTGCCGAACAGTACTGGCGAGCCTGCCAGCTCGGCGACCCGGTGCTGCTACCGGAAGACGAGATCGCCCGCGTCCGCGAAAAGTTCAAGGGCTACGGGGTGCGCTGA